One stretch of Burkholderia sp. NRF60-BP8 DNA includes these proteins:
- a CDS encoding efflux RND transporter permease subunit, with protein sequence MWIVRLALRRPYTFVVLALLIFIAGPLALLRTPTDIFPSIDIPVVSIVWSYNGFSAEDMAKRITSNYERALTSDVDDIEHIESQSLNGVSVVKIFFHPGADINRAIAEAASNAASILRILPPGTLPPNIITYNASTVPILQLGLSSDTLAEQQLYDLGNSFIRTQLATVQGAAVPLPFGGKIRQIVVDLDTRALQAKGLAPIDVVNAINAQNLILPGGTAKIGTHEYNVQMNGSTQTVAALNDLPVKTIGGNVVYVRDVAHVRDGYAPQTNIVQADGKRAALLTVEKTGSASTLTIIDQVKAMLPKIAAGLPKALHIAPLDDQSVFVKAAVQGVVREALIAACLTALMILLFLGSWRATLIIAVTIPLAVLASLLALSALGQTINIMTLGGLALAVGILVDDATVAIENITHHLERGAPLEDAILTGAGEIAVPTFVSTLSICIVFVPMFLLTGVARYLFVPLAEAVIFAMIASYFFSRTLVPTLAMALMRAKGSGRPPRGVFARIARFQAAFEHRFEAVRLRYRALLSAAIARRRRFAAAFLLACVASTGLYAFAGQDFFPSVDTGEIRLHLRAPTGTRIEETARLTDEVEAKIRGVIPANQLAGVLDNIGVPVSGINLTYDSSDPIGTEDADVLITLKPNHASTAAYVATLRNVLAQSFPGVTFAFLPADIVSQILNFGLPAPIDIQIVGNKLDQNRALANALLAKLRGVRGLVDARIQQPGDEPAIDVNVDRTKAIQAGLQQRDVAQNLLIALSGSSQTTPNFWLDPRNGVSYPVLVQTPQYTVNSLQSLANVPLPAGTASTPQTPAGGPAAGAPAQNLLGALGTFSRSTQQAVVSHYNVQPVLDIFAAVQGRDLGGVTADVTKLVDAARAQLPPGSSIVLRGQVQAMHESFSGLLGGLALAISLVYLLMVVNFQSWLDPLVIVGGLPASLAGIAWMLFVTGTTLSVPALTGTILCIGIATANSILVVNAARELLAAGAPPWQAALDAGFSRFRPVVMTALAMLIGMLPMALGLGDGGEQNAPLGRAVIGGLAFGTCSTLLFVPVLFGFVHAWLARRRDAAAARRVQHAPDTPALR encoded by the coding sequence ATGTGGATCGTCCGGCTGGCGTTACGCAGGCCCTACACGTTCGTCGTACTCGCGCTGCTGATCTTCATCGCGGGACCGCTCGCGCTGCTGCGCACGCCGACCGACATTTTCCCGAGCATCGACATTCCGGTCGTCAGCATCGTCTGGTCGTACAACGGCTTCTCCGCGGAGGACATGGCCAAGCGGATCACGTCGAACTACGAACGCGCGCTCACGTCCGACGTCGACGACATCGAGCACATCGAATCGCAGTCGCTGAACGGCGTGTCGGTCGTGAAGATCTTCTTCCACCCGGGCGCCGACATCAATCGCGCGATCGCGGAAGCCGCGAGCAACGCCGCGTCGATCCTGCGCATCCTGCCGCCCGGCACGCTGCCGCCGAACATCATCACGTACAACGCGTCGACGGTGCCGATCCTGCAGCTCGGGCTGTCGAGCGACACGCTCGCCGAGCAGCAGCTGTACGACCTCGGCAACAGCTTCATCCGCACCCAGCTCGCGACCGTCCAGGGCGCGGCCGTGCCGCTGCCGTTCGGCGGCAAGATCCGCCAGATCGTCGTCGACCTCGATACGCGCGCACTGCAGGCGAAAGGACTCGCGCCGATCGACGTCGTCAACGCGATCAATGCGCAGAACCTGATCCTGCCGGGCGGCACCGCGAAGATCGGCACGCACGAATACAACGTGCAGATGAACGGCAGCACGCAAACGGTCGCCGCGCTGAACGACCTGCCGGTGAAGACGATCGGCGGCAATGTCGTGTACGTGCGCGACGTCGCGCACGTTCGCGACGGCTACGCGCCGCAGACCAACATCGTGCAGGCGGACGGCAAGCGCGCGGCGCTGCTGACGGTCGAGAAAACCGGCAGCGCGTCGACGTTGACGATCATCGACCAGGTGAAGGCGATGCTGCCGAAGATCGCGGCCGGGCTGCCGAAGGCGCTGCACATTGCGCCGCTCGACGATCAGTCCGTGTTCGTGAAGGCAGCGGTCCAGGGCGTCGTGCGCGAAGCGCTGATCGCCGCGTGCCTGACCGCGCTGATGATCCTGCTGTTTCTCGGCAGCTGGCGCGCGACGCTGATCATCGCGGTCACGATCCCGCTCGCGGTGCTCGCGTCGCTGCTCGCGCTGTCCGCGCTCGGCCAGACCATCAACATCATGACGCTCGGCGGGCTCGCGCTCGCGGTCGGGATCCTCGTCGACGACGCGACCGTCGCGATCGAGAACATCACGCATCATCTCGAGCGCGGTGCGCCGCTCGAGGATGCGATCCTGACCGGTGCGGGCGAGATCGCGGTGCCGACCTTCGTGTCGACGCTGTCGATCTGCATCGTGTTCGTGCCGATGTTCCTGCTGACGGGCGTCGCGCGCTATCTGTTCGTGCCGCTGGCCGAGGCCGTGATCTTCGCGATGATCGCGTCGTACTTCTTCTCGCGCACACTGGTGCCGACGCTCGCGATGGCGCTGATGCGCGCCAAAGGGAGCGGCCGGCCGCCGCGCGGCGTATTCGCACGCATCGCGCGTTTCCAGGCTGCGTTCGAGCATCGCTTCGAGGCCGTGCGGCTGCGCTATCGCGCGTTGCTGTCCGCGGCGATCGCGCGGCGGCGCCGCTTCGCGGCCGCGTTCCTGCTCGCGTGCGTCGCATCGACGGGCCTCTACGCGTTCGCCGGTCAGGACTTCTTCCCGTCGGTCGACACCGGCGAGATCCGTCTGCATCTGCGCGCGCCGACCGGCACGCGGATCGAGGAAACCGCGCGGCTGACCGACGAAGTCGAAGCGAAGATCCGCGGCGTGATTCCGGCGAACCAACTCGCCGGCGTGCTCGACAACATCGGCGTGCCGGTGAGCGGGATCAACCTCACGTACGATTCGTCGGACCCGATCGGCACCGAGGACGCCGACGTGCTGATCACGCTGAAGCCGAACCACGCATCGACGGCCGCCTACGTCGCGACGCTGCGCAACGTGCTCGCGCAGTCGTTCCCCGGCGTGACGTTCGCGTTCCTGCCGGCCGACATCGTCAGCCAGATCCTCAATTTCGGGCTACCCGCGCCGATCGACATCCAGATCGTCGGCAACAAGCTCGACCAGAACCGCGCGCTCGCGAATGCATTGCTCGCGAAACTGCGCGGCGTGCGCGGACTCGTCGACGCACGCATCCAGCAGCCCGGCGACGAACCGGCGATCGACGTGAACGTGGACCGCACGAAGGCGATCCAGGCGGGCCTGCAGCAGCGCGACGTCGCGCAGAACCTGTTGATCGCGCTGTCCGGCAGCTCGCAGACGACGCCGAACTTCTGGCTCGATCCGCGCAACGGCGTCAGCTACCCGGTGCTCGTGCAGACACCGCAATACACGGTGAATTCGCTGCAGTCGCTCGCGAACGTACCGCTGCCCGCCGGCACCGCGAGCACGCCGCAGACGCCGGCCGGCGGACCGGCCGCGGGCGCGCCCGCACAGAACCTGCTCGGCGCGCTCGGCACGTTCTCGCGCTCGACCCAGCAGGCCGTGGTGTCGCACTACAACGTGCAGCCGGTGCTCGACATCTTCGCGGCGGTGCAGGGGCGCGATCTCGGCGGCGTCACGGCCGACGTGACGAAGCTCGTCGACGCCGCGCGCGCGCAGCTGCCGCCCGGCTCGTCGATCGTGCTGCGCGGCCAGGTGCAGGCGATGCACGAGTCGTTCTCGGGCCTGCTCGGCGGCCTCGCGCTCGCGATCTCGCTGGTCTACCTGCTGATGGTCGTGAACTTCCAGTCGTGGCTCGATCCGCTCGTGATCGTCGGCGGGCTGCCGGCGTCGCTCGCCGGCATCGCGTGGATGCTGTTCGTCACGGGCACCACGCTGTCGGTGCCCGCGCTGACCGGCACGATCCTGTGCATCGGCATCGCGACCGCGAACAGCATTCTCGTCGTGAACGCGGCACGTGAGCTGCTCGCGGCCGGCGCGCCGCCGTGGCAGGCCGCGCTCGACGCAGGCTTCAGCCGCTTCCGGCCCGTCGTGATGACCGCGCTCGCGATGCTGATCGGCATGTTGCCGATGGCGCTCGGCCTCGGCGACGGCGGCGAGCAGAACGCGCCGCTCGGCCGCGCGGTGATCGGCGGGCTCGCGTTCGGCACGTGCTCGACGCTGCTGTTCGTACCGGTGCTGTTCGGCTTCGTTCACGCGTGGCTCGCGCGGCGTCGCGACGCCGCGGCCGCCCGGCGTGTGCAGCACGCACCCGACACGCCAGCGCTGCGTTGA